The sequence below is a genomic window from Setaria italica strain Yugu1 chromosome IV, Setaria_italica_v2.0, whole genome shotgun sequence.
ATTTCATGCTTGATTTTTTGCAATTCTGACCGTTGTTGGTAACAAAAGATCTAGCTTTCCATTTTTATTTCTTAGGAAAGGATTCAATTCTCCACTGTTTAAGTGGACACAGACGTAGAGCCAACAGATTTGAAGACAATAATCACTTGCTCTACCTCTAAGAACAAACCATGAATCGGTTTCTTGTCCAGGTTTCTTAAGGCCTCGTTTGGCACGGCTTTAGCTCATGAAAAAACAGCTCTGGCTCTAGCTCCTATGGAAAAGCAACTTTTTCTAGCTCTGGCTTATTCTGTacgaaaacgtttggcaaaacagctTCTCCTAGCTTTTTGAATGTAAAGAAgatgtcaaatgtccaaaatacccttatatttttttctctcttttctttttcttttttatcttcattttctttttctttttctttccttttttatttctctttcctcccccctcttttcttttcccctcctctccctcctctctcctcatcctaggcccaccgcccctcctctctccttatccgatcccagccgccccctcctccctcccggaCTCTCCCTCCCGGCGGTCATGCCCCCACGCCGTGGCCCCGCACGAGCGCGTGCACCTGGCGGACAGGGTGCAGGCGGGGCACGGCGCAGGGAGGCAGTGAGGCGCAGCGCAGGAAGGCGGCAGGGCGCGGCGcaggaggccgccggcgcggcgcaaGGAGCCGGAGGGGCGCGGCGCAGGGAGGCAGCTGCCAGCATGCGTGCGCCAGGGAGGAGAGCAGCCGGGGAGAAGGATGAAAAATCATGTATGTGGATGGGGAGAAACCGTGGGAAGCCATTTTTTGCGGCGAATCCCGTCCAGTTGTTTTGGCCAGTGGCTTTGTGCGGCTCACGGGTTGAAGCCGTTTTCATTTGAGGCATTTGGTACAGCTTGTGCAAAAGCTGCTGCAAGAGCCGGTGGgagagccgtgccaaagggggcGCTAAGTTTCCTCCTCCCCTTGTGCCAAACAAAATAAAACCGGTAACTTCTTAATTCGGGAGAACAAAAGGTAGCAGCAACTGCCGTCAAAAGAAAAGCTGCTAAAACGCAATGAAGATATATATTGTGTGGAATAAATGGCTGCTAAAATGCCAAACAAAAAGCTGCTAAAATGCAATGGAGAAGATATTGTGCGGAAAAATGACTGCTAATAAAAAACATTTGGACTACGGTACTAGCACATGAAAATAACATGCTAAGATAGTGGTCTGCagttagttttttcttttttcttttactgcAACTGTGTTTAtgtttgcaattagttttgtaggcAGACTAGGGAAACTGAAACGAGGTTACAAGTAGTTTCACGATCAAGAGACCAACCCATGTTGTTACATTTCATGATCAAGAGACCAAACACATACGGTGAGTCGGTGACATTTCACGATCAGGAGACCAATACAAGTCCAAGTAAATAGAAATCATACTTTATGAATATATATAGACGATAAATAACATAACATATTGCGACATTTCATGGTCAGAAGACGAACACAAGTCTGATAAATAGAAGCATTACATTATACATAGACGGTAAACTAAATAGGATACATATCGTCGAAGAAACCTAATGGAAATGGCAATTGCGCTGTGCCCACAGTTCACAAGTAGTCATGCTCGCCAACTTCGCTATGGCACGCGGTCACTGCCTCCTTAGTCCTTACCACACCCAGCCGAACGTAGGCGCAGCAGGCAAGGATGCACCGTCGACGTAAGTGAAGTTATCCCCGACCACGGACTGGTCGGGCTCCATGGCCATTGCCGACGGGTTGGGCAGCTCGCGGCGGTTAGGGGCCGCGGCAGCCAAGCCGGGCTTCGTGCTACTCAGTGCGCTGCTTGCCGGAGCGTTGGGCATTGGCTCGTTGAGATCGTGCACGCCCAGCACGAAAGGCGTGGCGTAGAGTTCACCCCCGATGGCTGCGGAAAATGGACGGTAGTGGACCCGATAGACCTGTGGTGTCACCTCGCGCTGGAACGGgaacgccggcggcgcggcgccagcCGGCTCAGGAGCCCAGCAGCGGATGAGCAGCGCCTGACGTCGAAgagccggctgctgctggtgtgcGGGCTCCGGAGCGCGTCTCATCCGCGTGAGATCCACCGCGGCGACCTCCCTTGCCGCCGGCGAGAGCTCGGGGAAGTTGAGCCTGGCCCAGTGCCTAATCACACTCCTCGCCGCGGCGTCGTAGGCGTACGCGGCCTCCGCGGGAGTCCCGTACGAGCTGAGCCAGATCACCTTCTTCACGAACGGGTTCAAGAGCGTGGCGGCGTACCTCCTGCCGTACTTCTGCACGCCATGGTACCTCATCACCGGCAGCTCGGCTACCTCCCGCGCCGCACGGACATCGTCCCTCGCTGCCGCCTGCCTCGCCAGCTCGACAGCGCTGCCCGATATCCTCGACAAGGAATGGTAGCTATAGCTCTCGATCGATCGAGGTCGCCGCGCCGCCTTGCGCAGGCAGGGGTCGAGCGGTAGGCGCTGTAGATCGAGAGCTTGCTAGCATTCCGATCGAGCATGCCAGGCAGCATTGTCGATCTAGCAAGGCAGGCGACTGTGCCGGCGAGGGCTGATGGCTGTCCGGCACAGGAGGCGGCCGTGCTACCGGAGCGGAGGTACCGCGACGTGCGGAAGCGCGGCAGGATATACGCCACTACGCTCTGGAACCCGTACATGAAGAAGGAGATTTGGCTCGACTCGTACAGGACATCCTTGGAGGCCGCGTACGCTTACGCCGCTACCGCGAGGAGCGTgctgtcgggcatactccccaggcccacgagtaggccttggacggcccactaagggatgtactcgaacaatatcagaacaaggataggcgtatccttctcggactagtcttgtatgtttatggaaaactactcgggccaataccgagtagaactttgtaatagtacccgactaggactcagacttgtaaccctgccctcctgcgtatataaggccgggcaggaaCCCCCCTCAGGACAACTCCAATTTatcaatccccaagatcaatacaaactaacacacaagatgtagggtattacgcgatctagcggtccgaacctgtctaaatcgtgttccttacgtcaccattgattccttgattctcgacgacccttgccgcataaaagaccacctagggtaccccctaggctggttgccggtctaaaacaccgacagctggcgcgccaggtaggggcgctcgtcgagtttctcagcatgAACTCAATGGTGAAAGTCATCAttaggcccgtcttcttcatcgaagccggtgcCACCTTTCTTTTTGGATCCtagctttgcgtcgccgaaggctcgagatcgttccggcgccagatcgtcgacattcacaagaagaaaccagaagatttgaccagaaaaaatcaagatttcaaagtcaacgagttcgagtttgactacgcgtcggatttgACTTCCCCTCGGACTACTCCGTTTccccgctcaggggtcgggctctgccgaccccaggactcagggtcgggcgaagcgaagcctcactcggggtcgggcaaggcggagctacccttccaaagggtcgggctccaccgaccccaggactcagggtcgggcgaagcgaagcctcactcggggtcgggcaaggcggagctacccttccaaagggtcgggctccgccgaccccaggactcagggtcgggcgaagcggagcctcactcggggtcgggcgaggcggagctactcttccaaagggtcgggctccactgaccccaggactcagggtcgggcgaagcggagcctcactcggggtcaggcgaggcggagctactcttccaaagggtcgggctccgccgaccccaggattTAGGGTCGGACTCACCTCGGATTCaacggccccagtcagcatccaaatcggtttcgacttcaacgcggttcccgcacgaactccgcaacgcaaccaaagtccaccaaagTTTTCTTGCTCAAACCCGAGTCGACCTCAGGCATGAagatgttgactccgactcatcctactcaccagagatatcattatctggtccagcccaagggttggtaataacttcgacatctcaagacagattcgtccactggccgagattgcgaccatctcttctcgaccgtgactacgactcacgccttgtcgcccatatagacaacctaccatttcaagaaggtgttccactcacttccaaccgcgaagaaagttacacagagattgcaacatcaagctccggaagctactacccggacagggaggtacttgttattactcagaataacatcccgggtactagccagaacagaacccccaggcgattagcacaagtCGACTACATCTCTGAaaatgagtctacagctgatgcccctcacaatgaaacttCCGAACaacgcaaccaacgaagggcgcgcaatgccactcgagctgagcgacgacagtcgatggctacaaatattcctattacaaatcttgaacgggctttcaacgcagtctaggctcaagagcacaatactccactcgtggctattgcttcaatcaaccttttaacgatattgatgcctcaagataaggataacgcagccacagctcaacttgtgcagcgtggcaacggactaatcgtacaactcgcggagcaagcttacaagctactcgacaaagaatcaccaatcccgtccgttcctcgcattacatcgcatcaagacggaagcagggggctgcagataaaaatgtcgccccacgaaatgatgatgcagtcaaccaaccccgacaacacagccaaggtccaagcaagcataaagctcctactcgacagaaggatgtgggtgaagttagctgcaccaactcggttaaaagtattcgccctactcggaaggtccgcgagatgtccaacttcagcgatctacgagaaatcctcaactgtcggcgcgaacgagaagtcgacagctacaaccactttcctgctttcacaaactgggtaatgaaaacaaaattacctgaaaagttcaaaccaaccggcattaccaagtacgacggcaagcaagacccagttcaatggctacgctattactcgctagccgtccaagcagccgggggtaacaacgacactaaagtcattcatttccccctatgcatggaacccgcaccactgacttggctcgagtcactcaaacctaagtccattgactcttgggcagacttgacaaaggcttttaccaacaacttcgccggctccatggctagaccaggcaacaagatcgacttaagacaaattaagcagaaagagggcgagaccctgcgcgactatctgcaacggttcttcgaaaagaaggctactatagtggacatctccgaagcagacgtcattgagtgcttccaaaacggactctatgatcgacgaacataccaagacttcggtggccgacgaccagccgatgtcaaagaactcaaactcatggtgcaacagtgggccgatgaagaggaaaaagaacatgaacggttcggttcccaccgtaaccgcggatgcgacaacatccacaacaatgaaacagataaaactcggcataacgatgctctgAACTCCTATCCgggtaaccacaatcgcaaaaggaaacccgacaacaccgttgccaccatgaccagctccgaaaaaaagggacatcgcagaaacgacgaaggaccaaccttcacggagctactcaaaaagcagtgcccatggcacccgactagcaagcactccgcaatagactgttacagcatgtgccgagtcatgcaagacttacccgtaccaccaactcctgaagagtacgccaaaaacagagataagggtaaaaacaaagcccgcaatgacgaagatgaggacggcgatttccaaccagcttcaaaaaccgtcaacgtcatttttggcggcattcctggcactgcatccaagcgagctaacaaacttgtactcagggagatcatggccatcgagccgacggaccccacatcactaaagtggtcggaagttccaatttctttcagcagaaaagatcaatggacaaaattttcagaaccaggccattttccactagtcctggatccagtcgtggcaggttcaaagttaacaaaagtactcatcgacggcgggagcggcctcaacgttatcttcgccaaaacattaaggaaaatgtgcctcgacatcactgaaatgcttaccccaacggattcacctttctacggcattgtgcccggaaacgcggccataccactgggataagttgtccttccagtcaccttcggaactaaggaacattaccgcactgagtacatcagattcgaggtcgccgacttcgagacatcttatcacgccatactcagacggccagcactagccaagtttatggccatagcatattatgtctacctggtactcaaaatgccaggtcctaaaggagagctcacgctacgaggagatctccggagatcctacgaatgcgacaccgaagtcgtggaaattgctgcgactactcaatctcctagtcccatgcagcaaatCTTCACAGCCTCAAAAAAGCttcatccaactgaacttgaGATCCCGGAAATCAAGTCGGGATCCATGAAAGTGAAAcctgccagtgagcaagacttcaagtcagtcgacctccagaccggtgatccttccaagacagccctgatcggaacagggctagatcctaaataggaatttgcgctcgtcagtttccttcaggctaaccatgatatcttcgcttggaagccagctgacatgccaggtgtgcccaaggaactgatcgagcattccctcaacgtcgatcccaaagctactccaaaacagCAACGGCTAcaccggttcgctcaggacagacgagaagcaatcaaaaaagagttagccaagctactcacggcaggattcatcaaggaagtcttccatcatgactggctcgccaatcctgtgctcgttcgtaagaaaaacaacgaatggagaatatgtgtcgactacaccaacctcaacaaacactgcccgaaagatccttttgggctacccaaGATtaatcaagtggttgactccaccgccgggtacgccttgctatgcttcctcgattgctactccggctatcatcagataagcctcaaagagtaagatcaagccaaaacagcattcatcacgccctttggagctttctgctacaaaacaatatccttcggactaaagaacgcaggagcaacttatcaaagggccatacagatgtgctttgaaaaacaacttcatcgcaatgtcgaagcttatgtcgacgacgtcgtcgtcaaaacaaggaaccgggaggaactcattgctgacttggaggaaactttctccagtctccgtgctttccgatggaaactcaatcctactaagtgtgtctttggagtaccttccggcaaactactcgggttcatcattagccatcgcggcattgaggccaacccagagaagatatctaccatcacaaacatgcaggcaccagccagcattaaggatgtgcagaaactcacatgctgcatggccgctctcaaccggttcatcttcagacttggagaacgggcactacccttcttcaagcttctcaaacaccaggacaagttcaaatggacggaagaggcagataaggcattaacacaactcaaagactttctgtcaaagcctcctgtactcaccgctccctcgccgaacgaagacttgctcctatacatctccgctactactcatgtcgtcagcacggcaatagtagtcgaaaggtctgaaccgggccacgcttacaaggtccaacaacctgtctacttcgtcagcgaagtattctcggactccaaaactcggtattcaccgatacaaaagctattatacactattctgctcacctcccggaagctgcgccattatttccaagagcacaacatcacagtcatctccgacttcccgctcggcgaaattctccataacagagatgccacgggtagaatctccaaatgggcagttgaactcggtgctctcactttgaacttcaagccaaggacagccatcaagtctcaggttttggtcgacttcatagctgagtggaccgaaaatcaagttccaactccagtcgaacgaccagaacattgggtaatgtacttcgacggatccctcaaacttgaaggagccggcgcaggcatcttactcatctcccccaagggagaccaactcaagtacgtgctacagatattctgggaagtatctaataacgaagccgagtacaaagcactgctacacggccttcacctcgcaatctccctcgacatcaaacgactactggtgtacatTGACTCCCTcgtcgtcataaaccaagtcaatgacgagtgggaccgaaacaaggacaacatggatgcttattgcaaagaagttcgtaaactggaaaacaaattctccggcttggagttccatcacatcgtccgcgacaacaacgttgccgccgacgttttatccaaaatgggctcaactcgtgcagaagttacagcaggaattttcgtacatgaactacgcaagccgtccatacctgaacaggtcacactgccagtagtcccgactactgacgtctcccgagaaatcatgatgatagaggtcgactggaggacacccttcatcaactacatcaaagatcaccagctaccatccgacaggaataaagctgagcaaatctcccaacgcgtaaagaattacgttctagtcggagacaagctctacaggaaaggtgcatcatctggagtactcatgaagtgcatcaccagagaagatggccaagaaatcctagaacagATTCACAgagaatctgcggcaaccacgcatcttcaaggacactagttggcaaggctttcagagcgggcttctactagccaatggctttggctgacgccaaacaactggttcagaaatacaaaggttgtcaattcttcacaaaacagcaacacgtgtcggcctacaagctagtcacaatacctccaacatggccatttgcctgctgggggcttgacatgattggcccgttaccaactgcgccaggaggattcaacagagtactcatggcaatcgacaagttcaccaaatggatcgaggtcaaaccggtcacttgccccaaggcagaccgagtcctcgacttcttggatgaaatcgtacaccgctatggttttcccaacaggattatcacagatctcgggtcaaacttcaataatcacgacttttgggaatattgcgagaacagcggcatcgacgtccactatgtctcggttgctcatccgcgagccaacggtcaagtcgagcgtgctaatggcatgatactcgatgctctgaagaaacgactacatgacgtcggcaacaccaaaggcgaccgatggctcaaagagttacccaataccttgtggggcctacgtacccaaccatgcaagactacgggactatcaccctattttctggtatatggctcggaagccatattacccgccgatataatgtggcaatcaccatccgttgagcaCTACGATGAAaaacttgcaatagaaacgtggcgaacggatatagacagtttggaagaaataAGATGTGcaacactagtgcaatctgccagataccttgacggtttaaggcgttatcacgaccgcaatgtcaaggaaagatctttcaactcgggcgctatggtccttaaacgtattcaagacacgtcaggattacataaactcaattcaccatgggaaggtccttacatcatatcaaaggttacaggacctggatcttacaggctccaggagctctcaggagaacaagtgccaaattcttggaatatcgaacatctctgtcgctactacccatagcagcacccgagtagtCGCTTCAAGGCCGCTACTCGggccaactgcccgactacTAACTTCAAGATAACTTCAACATGAGTTCTCTACCACAAGGATCATCGCCCCGGTACAAATCTCTTCGTAGTAATCtctactgaaacaagagtacatcatgtTACATACaagtacaaggactcggcttacacgaagactacaagcaactgcctactggcgggctgcatttaagcctcaggcttttactatatcacaaggccactcaggtccgCCAACCACGATAAGGGCTCACacacaaggaagctgcgcaaaacacagccatgcccaggtaccctacccaaagcaacgccaggaactccaactgcgccactgccttgacagcggcaacgccaaatccggcatgatgcgcctagagggaaccaaggctgctcttttgctagccttgcggagccaatctactctacggccgcacctccacctctttcagagcgggataaagaccgcggcactcatcacccatcactcgcgagttccagcgcgtactccactggatcacgagctgcaagatgaggcatgcgacgaaacctcctacgaggattcttctagcatcgcggctatccctacgagcgtagGAGTCCGTGgagcgaaggtggcctcaacctacgaggaatcttctagcaccggtgcattatttgatggctctctacactcaaacagaagcaaccgaaggcagtccatcgctactcaggaacttgagttggttcgcccaccagttggccctatttatagccgaaagccacaactaccaccggcccaagagttactgcACACCCATGACCAAtaagtctgacaactcctgactctgcccacgtgaccGCACTTATGCCACACCAAACAAAAGAAtgcagtacacccgtgcatccacaaaggacaaaggagtacactATACCTGTCCctcaaaagacgagtactcaaacagcattacgactactcgacactcgggactactacaagccaagcatggcccacatgtcgggggcttcgactactccgacctcagggtcgggcgaggtggagttttcaccctcgacgAGGTCAGGCTTAGCCACCCCAAAATACAAGGTCGAGCGAGACGAATCCCCTCCCCAGAGAGTTGGGCCCAGCCAAGTTGCAATACTTCGGGATTcgacaaaatggagtaaaaactactcttcgcaagacaacgacACAAAAAATTCAAAGGCTTGGCATTTCAAAATATCAATGTACTCgaatacaagagtacacaaacagctcaaagctcttctaaggagacaaactccgacatcttggatgcaataggctccgcctcctcgaggtactgcgcataagcctcctctgtgcagttgcgagccacgccatcaccagctgccgccaagtctgccctcgggtagtaggacttcacaaccgcaagaacctgtttgcaaacagtcttgcaaagtcccgccactttactcggggcagcccttagtcgctctactagcgattgcggtcatgcgccttcctccacgggggctatggcattcaccaagtcttcggccgctccagacagctctcggaGTTCGCCCCAAAGtgttcccaaggtctgggcatgatctctgcatgccaccatggccatggcaagcatcacgccattctgcatctttcggtcccgctgatgctcgcaagtagcctgtgcttccgtgagcgcagcccgaagatgttcggtttcatctgccactcggtcatgagcgttcctccaatcgataacttggctccttgcagccgcttcctgcttcttgagctctacaaagcaaagaactcaggccacagccaattacagttggacacacccaaagtagtcgcaatgcttaccttgatacttcttgttcaaggacttgtagcggctctccagtttttcctgcagaaccgcgtgatccgcgcgttccacggcaaaggacttcgccctGACTTCATGCACCcaaagagcttctgtcagttgggcacattcctgctccaactgatggcttctttcctgaaaacatCCAAGTAGGGTATGGTGAGTTTTAAGCCTCACAGCAactcgggtcatgcaacaacatcaacaggaaaatctacctggaagccccgaaaaacatcgatggccctctggaactccaagtaagaaggcaggctaagtactggtttttgggtactctccacaagatgaggaatcgtacccagagtagcacctacaacatttagcATGTCAGCtatcgactacgactacaataaacagactacaggcacttacctggagcagtcaCTTGTTTGGCTTTTCCAACATCTACTATGGCCAGCGATCTGCCAGTAGATGATGGTAAAGCAGCGCCTCCTGAACCCGACGCAGCGGCGGGAACCTCCACCAAACGAAttacgtcttgaagcatcgacatagtagctccaagacgaccggcgtcaacctcgGATACCTCTTCAATAgtcaaatcctccaagggaaCAGATATTGTAGCCGAGGGATTCGGcactacccctgtctctacaggga
It includes:
- the LOC101772437 gene encoding ethylene-responsive transcription factor 12, whose product is MRYHGVQKYGRRYAATLLNPFVKKVIWLSSYGTPAEAAYAYDAAARSVIRHWARLNFPELSPAAREVAAVDLTRMRRAPEPAHQQQPALRRQALLIRCWAPEPAGAAPPAFPFQREVTPQVYRVHYRPFSAAIGGELYATPFVLGVHDLNEPMPNAPASSALSSTKPGLAAAAPNRRELPNPSAMAMEPDQSVVGDNFTYVDGASLPAAPTFGWVW